The Pseudomonas fluorescens genome includes a window with the following:
- a CDS encoding PIG-L deacetylase family protein, which produces MSGRKQQLLKRHRQRKRLILIGMLLVASALGFFVSWWASPLFLLLGWVAHEAWFCDHLFYAPDDDYRYDFPAGTLQFSAILNDGLLQVAGAFEAGQTLILQVRVKSHWLGRFFDPQVWIGDDRQDLERGVAGERFLNLSGQDSLLASGALRVHGRFCSLAPQATLHVLSNPDFGQQRLLIIAPHADDAELAAFGLYSRASDVAIVTLTQGEIEADNYRDMGLDMAQAARLKGRLRSWDSLAVPLWGGVGQQQCVQLGYYCLQLGAMAQQPERSFGSLESGDSDTRDVRRFNALSLPGDVDGQPSWRNLVADLVGLLEHHRPDAVVTPHPELDPHSDHVAGTRALMEAIELSTWRPRTLLLYANHLHDNDRWPMGPAGYGIALPPAIEPLPADGLWSPLLDAPTRMDKAMALGMQHDLQGRPPFKRQLRRMIQRLLAGRRWPRTGEDEFFRKAVRRHELFWTRPLDVSPKDD; this is translated from the coding sequence ATGAGCGGACGCAAACAGCAATTGCTCAAACGCCATCGTCAACGCAAACGCCTGATACTGATTGGCATGTTGCTGGTGGCGTCGGCACTGGGTTTTTTTGTGTCGTGGTGGGCGTCGCCGCTTTTCCTGCTGTTGGGCTGGGTCGCCCACGAGGCCTGGTTTTGCGATCATCTGTTCTATGCTCCGGACGATGACTATCGTTATGACTTCCCTGCAGGCACGCTGCAGTTTTCTGCCATTTTGAACGATGGCCTCTTGCAGGTGGCGGGGGCGTTCGAGGCGGGGCAGACTCTGATTCTGCAGGTGCGGGTCAAAAGCCATTGGTTGGGGCGTTTTTTCGATCCTCAGGTATGGATCGGTGACGATCGCCAGGATCTGGAGCGCGGTGTCGCGGGGGAACGTTTCCTCAATCTGTCCGGACAGGATTCGCTACTGGCAAGCGGCGCCCTGAGAGTGCACGGCCGTTTTTGCAGCCTGGCGCCACAGGCGACCCTTCATGTCCTGAGCAACCCGGACTTTGGCCAGCAACGTTTGCTTATCATTGCCCCTCATGCCGATGATGCCGAACTCGCGGCTTTTGGTCTCTATAGTCGGGCGAGCGATGTGGCTATTGTCACGCTCACCCAAGGTGAAATCGAAGCCGATAACTATCGCGATATGGGCCTGGACATGGCTCAAGCCGCTCGTCTGAAGGGCCGCCTGCGTAGCTGGGACAGCCTGGCGGTACCGCTGTGGGGTGGGGTGGGGCAGCAGCAGTGTGTGCAATTGGGCTACTACTGCCTTCAGTTAGGGGCAATGGCGCAACAACCGGAGCGAAGCTTCGGCTCTCTGGAGTCGGGCGATAGTGATACTCGGGACGTGCGCCGGTTCAACGCCCTGAGTCTGCCTGGTGACGTTGACGGCCAACCCAGTTGGCGCAACCTGGTGGCCGATCTGGTAGGACTGCTTGAGCATCACCGACCGGACGCGGTAGTGACACCTCATCCCGAACTGGATCCTCACAGCGACCATGTTGCCGGTACTCGCGCCTTGATGGAGGCAATTGAACTCAGTACCTGGCGCCCACGTACCCTGCTGCTGTATGCCAACCACCTGCACGATAACGACCGTTGGCCAATGGGTCCGGCAGGCTATGGTATCGCCTTGCCGCCAGCCATCGAGCCGTTGCCGGCCGATGGCCTATGGAGTCCGCTGCTGGATGCACCAACCCGCATGGACAAGGCGATGGCCTTAGGCATGCAGCACGATCTGCAGGGGCGTCCACCCTTCAAAAGACAGCTGCGGCGAATGATCCAGCGGTTGTTGGCCGGGCGTCGCTGGCCTCGTACCGGGGAGGATGAGTTTTTCCGCAAGGCGGTTCGTCGACATGAGCTTTTCTGGACGCGCCCACTGGATGTGTCGCCAAAGGATGATTAG
- a CDS encoding GNAT family N-acetyltransferase: protein MLSYWRSWRESGWTPIDAVAYAQAWQQFGGSVATHPNVVERLAGLVGIPVRYLGWFVDGQLCAAIPTWGRHVALSKDVLKREGKRGMLDLGNAEVILPVAEDARIRVRHRMRYVSELNARNVTGLAEQPEGLALAREPEEYSKKFRYNQRREQRLLEDAGGIIRPMLELSASEQAAIYADLFQRRWNFEAPGKKHLADVFGLMREFMTGSLIYLNDEPVAIQILYRVEAPKWTSLEYINGGVDPQSREFSPGSVLSFVNTQTAWEQARALGKPLRYSFGRADREYKDRWCHRVPVYQV from the coding sequence ATTTTGAGTTACTGGCGGTCTTGGCGAGAAAGTGGTTGGACCCCCATTGATGCTGTGGCTTACGCCCAGGCCTGGCAACAGTTTGGCGGCAGTGTGGCAACTCATCCCAATGTGGTCGAGCGCCTGGCCGGGCTTGTAGGTATTCCGGTGCGTTACCTGGGGTGGTTCGTTGACGGGCAATTGTGTGCTGCGATCCCGACCTGGGGACGTCATGTGGCCTTATCCAAGGATGTGCTCAAGCGTGAAGGCAAGCGTGGCATGCTCGATCTTGGCAATGCCGAGGTCATCCTGCCGGTTGCCGAAGACGCTCGGATTCGTGTACGACATCGCATGCGCTATGTGTCCGAGCTCAATGCCCGGAACGTGACCGGCCTTGCTGAGCAGCCTGAGGGGTTGGCGCTGGCCCGTGAACCCGAGGAATACAGTAAGAAGTTTCGTTACAACCAACGTCGCGAGCAGCGCTTGTTGGAGGATGCGGGTGGCATTATCCGGCCTATGTTGGAGCTGAGCGCCAGCGAACAGGCGGCCATCTATGCAGACCTGTTCCAACGCCGCTGGAACTTCGAAGCCCCGGGCAAAAAACACCTGGCTGACGTGTTCGGCCTGATGCGAGAGTTCATGACCGGGTCCTTGATTTACCTGAACGACGAGCCGGTGGCTATTCAGATCCTGTACCGGGTCGAGGCACCCAAGTGGACCAGCCTTGAATACATCAACGGCGGCGTCGACCCGCAGAGTCGCGAGTTCAGTCCTGGCAGCGTGCTCAGTTTCGTCAATACCCAAACCGCTTGGGAGCAGGCTCGCGCCCTGGGCAAGCCGCTGCGTTATTCGTTCGGCCGTGCCGATCGCGAATACAAGGATCGCTGGTGTCACCGGGTTCCGGTCTATCAGGTTTGA
- the msbA gene encoding lipid A export permease/ATP-binding protein MsbA, producing MANIDQQSSMTIYLRLLKYVLPYWGAFAISIIGFVLFASSQPMLADMLKHFLDALQKPNDTQFMGVSLVLGVPLLIVLIAVYQGIGSFLGNYYLAKVARGVVHDLRCALFDNLLTLPNRYFDNHNSGHLISRITYNVTMVTGAATDAIKVVIREGLTVVFLFGYLLYSNWKMTLVLLAILPVIAILVSSASKKFRKQSKKIQVAMGDVTHVASETIQGYRVVRSFGGESYEIERFHKASADNMNRSLGMTRTQSIYTPMLQLVIYIGMAVLMYLVLYLRGDASAGELVAYITAAGLLPKPIRQLSEVSATIQKGLAAADSIFEQLDEEPEVDTGTKEMARVNGRLEVRNLSFQYPGTEKIVLDDISFTAEEGQMIALVGRSGSGKSTLANLIPRFYHHDQGQILLDGVDVEQYKLTNLRRHIALVTQQVTLFNDSVTNNIAYGDLADAPFESVRKAAEDAYAAEFIEQMPQGYDTLVGENGVLLSGGQRQRLAIARALLKNAPLLILDEATSALDTESERHIQAALDQVIKGRTTLVIAHRLSTIEKADLILLMDKGRIVERGTHAELLALNGFYARLHEKDFVEGAEEAAKESFV from the coding sequence ATGGCCAATATCGACCAGCAGTCGAGCATGACGATTTACTTGCGGTTGCTGAAATACGTGCTCCCGTACTGGGGTGCTTTCGCCATCAGTATTATCGGTTTCGTGCTGTTCGCATCCAGCCAGCCAATGCTGGCAGATATGCTCAAGCATTTTCTCGACGCTTTGCAGAAGCCCAACGACACTCAGTTCATGGGCGTTTCGCTGGTGCTCGGCGTGCCGTTGCTGATCGTGCTCATTGCCGTCTACCAAGGCATAGGCTCATTCCTGGGTAATTACTACCTGGCCAAGGTTGCCCGTGGTGTTGTCCACGACCTGCGTTGCGCCCTCTTCGACAACCTCCTGACCCTGCCCAACCGTTACTTTGACAACCATAACTCCGGCCATCTGATATCCCGTATTACCTATAACGTGACCATGGTCACCGGTGCCGCCACCGATGCGATCAAGGTCGTGATCCGTGAGGGCCTGACGGTGGTGTTCCTGTTCGGTTATTTGCTGTACAGCAACTGGAAGATGACGCTGGTATTGCTGGCGATTCTGCCGGTTATTGCCATTCTGGTGAGTAGCGCGAGCAAGAAATTTCGTAAACAGAGCAAGAAAATCCAGGTGGCGATGGGCGATGTGACTCACGTGGCCTCGGAGACGATCCAGGGCTACCGTGTGGTTCGCAGCTTTGGCGGTGAAAGTTACGAAATCGAACGGTTTCACAAGGCCAGTGCCGATAACATGAACCGCAGCCTGGGTATGACCCGGACCCAGTCGATCTATACGCCGATGTTGCAGTTGGTGATCTACATCGGCATGGCCGTGCTGATGTACCTGGTGCTTTATCTTCGCGGCGATGCTTCTGCTGGCGAGCTGGTTGCCTACATCACGGCTGCCGGTTTGTTGCCCAAGCCCATTCGTCAATTGTCGGAAGTCAGCGCCACGATCCAGAAAGGCTTGGCCGCAGCGGATAGCATTTTCGAGCAGCTAGACGAGGAACCGGAAGTCGATACGGGGACCAAGGAGATGGCTCGTGTCAACGGGCGTCTGGAAGTGCGTAACCTGAGCTTTCAGTATCCGGGTACCGAGAAGATCGTGCTCGATGACATTTCCTTTACGGCCGAAGAAGGTCAGATGATTGCTCTGGTGGGGCGTTCGGGCAGCGGAAAGTCGACCTTGGCCAACCTGATCCCGCGTTTCTATCACCATGACCAGGGCCAGATCCTGCTCGATGGTGTGGACGTCGAGCAATACAAACTTACCAACCTGCGGCGCCACATCGCCCTCGTGACCCAGCAGGTCACTCTGTTCAACGACAGCGTCACTAATAACATCGCTTATGGTGACCTTGCCGATGCGCCGTTCGAATCTGTGCGCAAGGCGGCCGAAGATGCCTACGCCGCCGAGTTCATCGAACAGATGCCTCAGGGGTACGACACGCTGGTGGGCGAAAACGGCGTCCTGCTTTCCGGAGGGCAGCGTCAGCGTCTGGCGATAGCCCGTGCGCTGCTCAAGAACGCACCGTTGTTGATCCTGGATGAGGCGACCTCGGCCCTTGATACCGAGTCCGAGCGCCACATCCAGGCAGCTTTGGATCAAGTGATAAAAGGGCGCACCACGCTGGTGATTGCTCACCGCTTGTCGACTATCGAGAAGGCCGACTTGATCCTGTTGATGGACAAGGGGCGCATCGTCGAGCGCGGTACCCATGCCGAGTTGCTGGCACTCAATGGCTTCTATGCCCGGTTGCACGAGAAAGATTTCGTCGAAGGTGCCGAAGAGGCAGCGAAGGAGTCCTTCGTTTGA
- a CDS encoding O-antigen ligase family protein: MKRFISKDVLAVWASIGFLILLCGPWVLPSNKLYHQMLIVLLWLPALLALFHRDFRLLLKQPECIFFLLFVAWTFLVLAVEGGDNVFGKVKVTFYVALTLAGVLLAAQNRKWRLESMLLYASIIGGVFAAASWACFYGLSARSLHSRVIAIGLWDTAIMAAHAVGALAIMGAFTLRTRRFPPVVMALLLIPAIGYALFLGFSQTRGVWIGLAVCFLVMAVARPSRLGSGLILLGALGVACIALFKPEVLLQRGVSYRPELWRGGIQLILDHWVTGLGFKEYLIPVPEIGRSFKHPHNLFLDAGVRLGVPGLLLFGWLWLVAGWRGWISRAQPLGQVLLALWVFSGASLMTDGIGLWLKPNADWLVMWLPIALSIVLAAREGAETKSSI, from the coding sequence ATGAAAAGGTTTATTAGCAAGGATGTCCTGGCGGTGTGGGCATCCATCGGGTTCCTCATTTTGTTATGTGGCCCGTGGGTACTGCCGAGCAACAAGCTTTATCACCAGATGTTGATTGTACTGCTCTGGCTGCCCGCCTTGCTGGCGCTGTTTCATCGGGATTTTCGCCTGTTACTCAAACAGCCGGAGTGCATTTTTTTCCTCTTGTTCGTTGCCTGGACGTTCCTGGTATTGGCGGTCGAAGGGGGCGATAACGTCTTCGGCAAGGTCAAGGTGACATTCTATGTAGCCTTGACCCTGGCAGGCGTGTTGCTGGCGGCACAGAACCGCAAATGGCGGCTAGAGTCCATGTTGTTGTACGCATCGATTATCGGTGGTGTTTTTGCGGCCGCTTCTTGGGCATGTTTTTATGGTCTATCCGCGCGATCTTTGCACTCCCGGGTGATCGCCATCGGCTTATGGGACACCGCGATCATGGCGGCGCACGCGGTGGGTGCCTTGGCAATCATGGGCGCGTTCACACTGCGAACCAGGCGTTTCCCTCCTGTTGTGATGGCGTTGCTGCTGATCCCAGCGATCGGATATGCGCTGTTTCTGGGTTTCAGCCAAACGCGTGGTGTTTGGATCGGCTTGGCCGTCTGTTTTCTCGTTATGGCCGTAGCGCGACCGTCACGCCTGGGAAGCGGCCTGATCCTTCTGGGGGCGTTGGGAGTGGCGTGCATTGCTCTATTCAAACCCGAGGTTCTATTGCAGCGTGGCGTCTCTTACCGTCCCGAGCTATGGCGAGGTGGTATTCAGTTGATTCTGGACCACTGGGTGACCGGGCTGGGATTCAAAGAGTACCTGATACCGGTCCCTGAAATAGGAAGGTCCTTCAAACATCCCCATAACCTCTTTCTGGACGCCGGAGTGCGTCTCGGGGTGCCTGGTCTGCTGCTGTTCGGCTGGCTGTGGCTGGTGGCTGGCTGGCGCGGCTGGATTTCGCGAGCTCAGCCGCTGGGTCAAGTTTTGCTGGCACTCTGGGTTTTTTCCGGGGCGTCGTTGATGACCGATGGCATCGGTCTCTGGCTCAAGCCGAACGCCGACTGGTTGGTCATGTGGTTGCCGATCGCCTTGAGTATTGTGTTGGCTGCTCGAGAGGGCGCTGAAACCAAAAGCTCCATCTAG
- a CDS encoding capsular biosynthesis protein, translating to MTTMLFISLAAHQGLYFNRLLDETELQGKVVTPSQMPWFGSLQISRILSRIDWASLIEEKCEERRVKNKSNGRLYRLLLRLELFGMALRAQALLNRERPDALVFWNGSHRYCRLLTALAPSSCKTFFFENGLLPDTTTVDPKGVNYLNAVPREADFYLNYPYLVPENQAAPVLIPRPPRTTGPAPIALPQQFVFVPFQDDRDSQVRLFSPWISNMREMFALGERLAKETGLTVVFKEHPSSRETYPELHERTGDRVLFANGNSTQQLIESSLFVMTINSTVGLESLLLGRPVLTLGQAFFNIEGLVMHADTAEQAVELARAFPRWPLDEQLRRNFLHYLSEHYCIKGGWKNADKAQLQRVADRMLGKS from the coding sequence ATGACGACAATGCTGTTCATTTCCTTGGCCGCTCATCAAGGCCTTTATTTCAATCGGTTGCTCGACGAAACTGAACTACAAGGCAAAGTAGTTACCCCTTCACAGATGCCCTGGTTCGGCTCACTGCAGATATCCAGGATCCTTTCTCGCATCGACTGGGCGAGCCTGATCGAAGAGAAATGCGAGGAACGTCGCGTCAAGAACAAGAGCAATGGCCGGCTTTACCGCCTGCTGTTACGTCTTGAACTCTTTGGGATGGCATTGCGGGCGCAGGCTTTGCTCAATCGTGAGCGTCCTGATGCATTGGTATTCTGGAATGGTTCCCATCGCTATTGCCGATTGCTGACGGCGCTGGCCCCGTCGAGTTGCAAGACGTTCTTTTTCGAGAATGGCCTGTTGCCCGATACCACGACGGTGGACCCCAAGGGCGTGAATTACCTGAATGCGGTTCCGCGTGAGGCCGATTTTTACCTCAACTATCCTTACCTCGTGCCTGAAAACCAGGCCGCACCAGTGCTGATCCCCCGTCCGCCTCGTACCACTGGGCCGGCACCCATTGCGCTGCCGCAGCAGTTCGTCTTTGTTCCGTTTCAGGATGACCGAGATAGCCAGGTTCGGCTGTTTTCTCCCTGGATCAGCAACATGCGCGAGATGTTTGCCTTGGGCGAACGACTGGCTAAAGAGACGGGGCTGACAGTGGTGTTCAAGGAGCATCCGTCCAGTCGAGAGACGTATCCAGAACTGCATGAGCGTACCGGTGATCGTGTGCTGTTCGCCAACGGTAACTCTACCCAGCAATTGATCGAGTCCAGTCTTTTTGTGATGACGATCAATTCGACGGTTGGCCTGGAAAGCTTGCTCCTGGGCAGGCCCGTGCTTACCTTGGGCCAAGCGTTTTTCAACATAGAGGGGCTGGTGATGCATGCCGACACCGCTGAACAGGCGGTGGAATTGGCGCGTGCCTTCCCGCGATGGCCGCTTGACGAGCAATTAAGACGTAACTTCCTGCACTACCTTAGCGAGCACTATTGCATTAAGGGGGGCTGGAAGAACGCAGATAAAGCTCAGTTGCAACGAGTTGCCGATCGAATGCTGGGGAAAAGTTAA
- a CDS encoding phosphotransferase produces the protein MQTLDHALYLSLREGAEVLEADGKGDKVLRLTDGSILKLFRRKRLLTSALWAPYAKRFADNCRTLRERGIECPEILQVYRIPSIKCDAVHYTPLPGYTLRQLLNVDTNEDLQARLGEFVARLHQNGIYFRSAHLGNVVLTPQNTLGLIDIADLRTYRKPLRKGLRLRNFKHMLRYRQERDWLLKDNQFLEHYLTHQRLCNELEVRLALNA, from the coding sequence ATGCAAACGCTCGACCATGCACTTTATCTCAGCCTGCGCGAAGGTGCCGAGGTTCTCGAAGCCGATGGTAAAGGGGATAAAGTCCTGCGCCTGACGGATGGCTCGATACTCAAGCTGTTTCGTCGCAAACGCCTGCTGACCTCCGCGCTCTGGGCTCCTTACGCCAAGCGCTTCGCCGATAACTGCCGAACGCTGCGCGAACGCGGCATCGAGTGCCCGGAAATTCTCCAGGTTTATCGCATCCCCAGCATCAAGTGCGATGCCGTCCATTACACGCCACTGCCTGGCTACACCCTGCGCCAACTGCTGAACGTGGATACTAATGAGGATCTTCAGGCACGATTGGGAGAGTTCGTTGCACGGTTGCATCAGAACGGCATCTACTTTCGCTCCGCGCACCTGGGCAACGTCGTATTGACGCCGCAAAACACGTTGGGACTGATCGACATTGCCGATCTGCGCACCTACCGCAAGCCGCTTCGCAAAGGCCTGCGCCTGCGCAATTTCAAACATATGTTGCGCTATCGGCAGGAGCGCGATTGGCTACTCAAGGACAACCAGTTCCTGGAGCACTACCTGACCCACCAACGCCTGTGCAATGAACTGGAAGTGAGGCTGGCGCTCAACGCTTGA